GGGCGTGGACCGCCCCGACGGGCGCGTTGGCGAAGGCGATGCCAGCGAGCAGCGAGCCTTGGAGCATCACCGCGCGGGCGGCGACGTCGCGCCCGTCCGCGATGACGGCGCGGATGTTGCCACCCAGCAGGCCCAGCGCCCGCAGCGCGAGGCTGTCGGACAGCGGGTTCTTCTTGTGGCGGGTGGTGTAGGCCTCTATGGCGTGGACCATCGCGTCGATGCCGGTCATCGCGGTGACCCGCGGCGGCAGCCCCAGCGTCAGATTGGCGTCGAGCACCGCCAGGTCGGGATAGAGAAGACTGGAAACCACCCCCTTCTTCTCGCTGGCCGGCGTGGTGACGATGGCGATCGGCGTCACCTCCGATCCCGTGCCGGCGGTGGTCGGTACCTGGATCAGCGGCAGGCGCGGCCCCTTGGCGAGGCCGATGCCGTAGATGTCCGGCAGCTCCTGCGACGTGCCGGCCAGCAGGGCGACCAGCTTGGCGGTGTCGAGCGAGCTGCCGCCGCCGAAGCCGATCACCCCGTCGGCCCCGGCGTCGCGTGCCGCCCGCACCGCCAGCGCGACCGACTCTTCCGGCGGGTCGGCCAGCACGTCGGAAAACAGGGCGCAGGCCGTGCCGGCGGCCTTGAAGCCGGCCTCGACCGGCTCCAGCAACCCGGCCGCCACCAGACCAGGGTCGGTGACGATCAGCGCGCGGCGGATGCCCAGTTCCTTGGTCATCCCGCCCAAACGGGCCGCCCCCCCCACCTCGCACACCAGCTTCGGCGTGGTTTCGAACACGAAGTCCATCATGTCTCGGTCCTCACTGGATTGGGGGGCAGTCGGTTTCGGCCGGCGTGACCAGCCGCCCGAGCACCATGCGGAGTTTCTCCGGCAGCGCCGCCGGGCGGCGCGTCTCGCGATCGACATAGACATGCACGAAATGCCCGCAGGCCGCCGGGGTGGGGTCGTCGTTGCGGAAAAGCCCGACCTCGTAGCGGACGCTGCTGGTGCCCAGCCGCGCCACGCGAAGCCCGGCCTCGACCCGGTCGGGGAAGCTGACCGGTGCGTAATAGCTGCAGCCGGTGTCTACTACTAGTCCGATCACCGGGCTGCTTTCGATGTCGAGCGCGCCGTTCTCGATCAGGTACTGGTTCACCACCGTGTCGAAGTAGCTGTAATAGACCACATTGTTGACGTGGCCGTAGGCGTCGTTGTCCATCCACCGGGTCGGGACGATCTGGAAGTGGGGGTAGGAGGCGCGGGTGTCGTGCTTGCGGTCCATTTGGGTTCCTCCCTGTATCGGGCTGTGCTTTGGAGATTCAGGCGACTTCGAACAGGCCGGCGGCGCCCATGCCGCCACCGACGCACATGGTGACGACGACATGGCGCACACCCCGGCGCTTTCCCTCGATCAGGGCGTGGCCGACCAGACGGGCGCCCGACATTCCATAAGGATGGCCGATGGCGATGGCCCCGCCATTGACGTTCAGTCGCTCGTCGGGGATAGCGAGCCGGTCGCGGCAGTGGATCACCTGCGCGGCGAAGGCCTCGTTCAGCTCCCACAGCCCGATGTCGTCGACGGTCAGTCCATGCCGCTTCAGCAGCTTTGGCACCGCGAAGACCGGGCCGATCCCCATTTCGTCCG
The Azospirillum sp. TSA2s DNA segment above includes these coding regions:
- a CDS encoding thioesterase family protein; its protein translation is MDRKHDTRASYPHFQIVPTRWMDNDAYGHVNNVVYYSYFDTVVNQYLIENGALDIESSPVIGLVVDTGCSYYAPVSFPDRVEAGLRVARLGTSSVRYEVGLFRNDDPTPAACGHFVHVYVDRETRRPAALPEKLRMVLGRLVTPAETDCPPIQ
- a CDS encoding iron-containing alcohol dehydrogenase, which produces MMDFVFETTPKLVCEVGGAARLGGMTKELGIRRALIVTDPGLVAAGLLEPVEAGFKAAGTACALFSDVLADPPEESVALAVRAARDAGADGVIGFGGGSSLDTAKLVALLAGTSQELPDIYGIGLAKGPRLPLIQVPTTAGTGSEVTPIAIVTTPASEKKGVVSSLLYPDLAVLDANLTLGLPPRVTAMTGIDAMVHAIEAYTTRHKKNPLSDSLALRALGLLGGNIRAVIADGRDVAARAVMLQGSLLAGIAFANAPVGAVHALAYPLGGHFHVPHGLSNALMLGPVLEFNRPAAEGLYAELAPAVLPGRSFATPAGAAAAFIDAMRDLVAAMPMEQRLEQVGIRRDDLPMLAADAMKVQRLLVNNLRDVRYEDALDLYEQAW